From one Desulfitibacter alkalitolerans DSM 16504 genomic stretch:
- the brxF gene encoding BREX-3 system P-loop-containing protein BrxF translates to MATKDEILGCINKLDSHYYKLILLVGKTGSGKTRMLKALAAATDGAVADLNVELSKMLKNLPKMERCHYVQDFLDVVLRQSSGQPLFLDNTEILFSSHLKVDPIGMLKNASRYQPLVVTINGVIDNNKLTYAEPNHPDFIVYKVSELGCRYYSFRGE, encoded by the coding sequence ATGGCCACTAAAGATGAAATATTAGGGTGTATCAATAAACTAGACTCCCACTATTATAAGCTTATCCTGTTGGTTGGCAAGACCGGAAGCGGTAAGACTAGAATGCTTAAAGCTTTAGCAGCAGCCACAGATGGGGCGGTAGCTGACCTGAATGTAGAATTATCTAAAATGCTAAAGAACCTTCCTAAAATGGAAAGATGCCATTATGTTCAGGACTTTTTAGATGTGGTTTTGCGACAGAGCAGTGGACAACCTTTATTCTTGGATAACACAGAAATATTATTTTCAAGTCACTTAAAAGTTGATCCAATAGGAATGTTAAAGAATGCTAGTAGGTATCAACCACTAGTTGTTACTATAAATGGAGTGATAGACAATAACAAGCTAACCTATGCAGAACCAAATCATCCTGACTTTATTGTTTATAAAGTAAGTGAATTAGGCTGCAGATACTACTCTTTTAGGGGGGAATAA
- a CDS encoding IS3 family transposase (programmed frameshift): protein MSKFTEEYKKDIVKLVTELGKKPVDVAKDIGVSATAVRRWVKQYSEHGEDAFPGKGNLRPADADQKALEKKIKDLEVENANIKKSHGHLQQRREIKYLIIKELSSEFPVKKMCQILEIGRSTYYEWLNRPISHRELNDRDLITHIKEIFDESDSTYGHRRIKRQLRKKGIKTSNQRVRRLMKEYGLISVLRSRYKATTNSNHNYPVAPNLLNKDFKAEKINQKWVGDITFIATQEGWLYLAAIEDLYHKKIVGWALDSRMTKQLTISALEMAIKREKPQKGLIFHSDRGSQYAAYDYQDKLRENGIRQSMSAKGDCYDNACMESFFATLKKDLVHRRRFKTREEARLAIINYIETWYNSKRSHSSLDYMSPMEYERYHRETQSLVA from the exons ATGAGTAAATTTACAGAAGAATATAAAAAAGATATAGTAAAGCTTGTTACAGAATTAGGTAAAAAGCCAGTAGATGTAGCCAAAGATATAGGAGTAAGTGCTACAGCAGTTAGAAGATGGGTCAAGCAATATAGTGAACATGGAGAAGACGCCTTTCCCGGCAAAGGAAATCTTCGGCCAGCTGATGCCGATCAAAAAGCATTAGAAAAAAAGATTAAAGACTTAGAGGTTGAAAATGCAA ATATTAAAAAAAGCCATGGCCATCTTCAGCAGAGACGTGAAATAAAGTATTTAATAATAAAAGAACTTAGCTCCGAATTTCCCGTCAAGAAGATGTGCCAAATCTTAGAAATAGGTAGGAGCACATACTATGAGTGGCTTAATAGGCCTATAAGTCATCGTGAATTAAACGACAGAGATCTGATTACTCACATAAAAGAAATATTTGATGAGTCAGATAGCACCTATGGTCACAGAAGAATAAAAAGACAATTAAGAAAAAAAGGCATAAAAACAAGCAACCAGCGAGTAAGACGACTTATGAAGGAATATGGGTTAATTAGTGTTCTAAGATCTAGATACAAAGCTACTACCAATTCAAATCACAACTATCCAGTAGCTCCTAACTTATTAAACAAAGATTTTAAAGCTGAAAAAATTAACCAAAAGTGGGTTGGAGATATTACCTTTATAGCAACTCAAGAAGGCTGGCTCTACTTAGCTGCAATTGAAGACCTATACCACAAAAAAATAGTTGGTTGGGCATTAGATAGCAGAATGACAAAACAGCTAACAATTAGTGCACTAGAGATGGCAATAAAAAGAGAGAAGCCTCAAAAAGGACTTATATTTCATTCAGATCGCGGCTCACAGTATGCAGCCTATGATTATCAGGACAAGCTTAGAGAAAATGGCATAAGACAAAGCATGAGTGCAAAAGGAGACTGCTATGATAATGCCTGTATGGAATCCTTTTTTGCCACATTAAAGAAAGACCTGGTTCATAGAAGGCGTTTTAAGACCCGAGAAGAAGCAAGATTAGCAATAATTAACTATATAGAGACTTGGTATAATTCAAAAAGGTCTCACAGCAGCTTAGACTACATGTCACCCATGGAATATGAAAGATATCACAGAGAGACCCAGTCACTAGTAGCTTAA
- a CDS encoding DNA-directed RNA polymerase subunit alpha C-terminal domain-containing protein, which translates to MQNKSENNVTLKNPKKTITPFEKLKKRITSQFQKKKFIGDIPITDQEYEMLIDYFKTRCKALISSKKSIANDPIFAIALVQIGIKFYDGNYWSHVSKILGTEKINPVDQCLIGKTFINTLAAHNKIMLNKNERVNNILMHGIVSDYYANELLDFLFKYYNIDLERDLQRNNTEMMNNLIEVTQRSDNTGRTYLLVKQTANAIGINIRGAKIRIRYLLKLIDKCFWEQISPENSGSRFAKLFIKWQENSEDFKVQYNKYHNLLGGGKKNYASPYLSCGFKETNFKLVLPTQLIKMDHQSDLQWNIYFNGKHLKDNAVSYQAVTGYKTEELKVTIDKEDIFNDFLIELTCNEKRLKLFKIKASCIRFFDRDGDYLNIDSSLPKGEVYAFTPENETIRSEALIENELVNGLVRWFFEFEEGDIIRLPDGKTIAIGKKPEEGLLLRKTLNGARVIYNGNKIPIYYAPPSILLKLLPNRATGTVLDIDGIRYRLFDKETTVINLDDGSGEMGYIVNLGDYGCTHDNIYTVLVDVPNDRTNRYWQFALINSISFQFEDAPYIFKSKGTISFNEELDIYPSDSLVEKNNDENSYNFEIKHDVDYLQFKYKTPKNLEINFEFYIPALKWRFDKGQWNLQRPQDIWHSDFPAFIYIKYHENRIKLSLDETQEDFDNRYEQGITYAKSKSKDMFECDTTRFKSWFGREKVIRRIYIDLPKNKIEFIKVITQSTINNHIFKTDYASGELIGELDITGNSNYFVDVIRVDTKELLAEKTPVIDGKFIVESRFASGIYQIRVFEDEEDETGFGASYYLPIGRFELQLINPYNLEGKSLSIKQIKKHESIFQVQLSRKYIIYDLKRHEDTDKNNYTGQLLIKNMSGYSLIANNVKIEFMNLNKLHLTYISYYDGYDYVEFLYDTSLNQIVKEEEKGLKRAVRYRRYDSLFPEDYVYIVEFTDESPIINEANLQSNPVNYNDIKKTSRKITIEEMGLSVKAYNCLKRAGIYTAEEINKRSIKDLQRIRNMGRSSLEEVVFKMQELGFTIKGLDIKDKETSKPSNTNSSKPNQEEVQTQKQVSVNRTPVMTKNINVEVEEIENTDPLDTPLSEIGLSMMVLNCLKKANVLTVRNAVERGTKRLTGIHGFNKKMCKELIDKLYCFGVSIR; encoded by the coding sequence ATGCAAAATAAAAGTGAAAATAATGTTACATTAAAAAATCCTAAGAAAACTATAACTCCCTTCGAAAAGCTTAAGAAGCGTATAACAAGCCAATTTCAAAAGAAAAAATTTATAGGGGATATACCCATTACTGACCAAGAATATGAAATGTTAATTGATTATTTTAAAACAAGATGCAAGGCATTAATAAGCTCAAAGAAGAGCATTGCAAATGATCCGATTTTTGCAATAGCTCTTGTTCAAATAGGAATTAAGTTTTATGATGGCAACTATTGGTCACATGTTTCAAAGATCTTAGGAACTGAAAAGATAAATCCAGTTGACCAGTGTCTGATTGGTAAGACGTTCATTAACACCCTTGCAGCTCATAATAAAATCATGCTAAACAAAAATGAGAGAGTTAATAATATTCTGATGCATGGTATTGTATCGGATTATTATGCTAATGAGCTCCTTGATTTCTTATTTAAGTATTACAACATTGATTTAGAAAGAGATTTACAACGTAACAATACTGAAATGATGAACAATCTGATTGAGGTTACTCAAAGAAGTGATAATACCGGCAGAACATATCTACTAGTAAAGCAGACGGCAAATGCTATTGGCATAAATATTCGAGGGGCAAAGATTAGGATAAGATATCTACTAAAGTTAATAGATAAATGTTTTTGGGAGCAGATTAGCCCAGAAAATTCTGGAAGTAGATTTGCCAAGCTATTTATTAAATGGCAGGAGAACTCTGAGGATTTTAAAGTCCAATATAATAAGTATCATAATTTACTTGGTGGTGGAAAAAAGAATTATGCCTCCCCATATTTAAGTTGTGGTTTTAAAGAAACAAACTTTAAACTAGTTTTGCCAACCCAGCTAATAAAAATGGACCATCAATCTGATTTACAATGGAATATATATTTTAATGGTAAGCATTTAAAGGATAATGCCGTTTCTTATCAAGCTGTAACAGGCTACAAAACCGAAGAATTAAAGGTAACTATAGATAAAGAAGATATCTTTAACGATTTTTTAATCGAACTAACATGCAATGAAAAGCGCCTCAAACTTTTCAAGATTAAAGCCAGCTGCATTAGATTTTTTGATAGAGATGGAGACTATTTAAATATTGATAGTAGCCTGCCAAAAGGTGAAGTATATGCATTTACTCCAGAAAATGAAACCATACGTTCTGAAGCACTAATTGAAAATGAGTTGGTTAATGGTTTAGTAAGGTGGTTTTTTGAATTTGAAGAAGGGGATATCATTAGGCTTCCAGATGGGAAAACTATAGCCATTGGGAAAAAACCAGAAGAAGGGTTGCTGCTAAGAAAGACGCTAAATGGAGCACGTGTCATCTATAATGGTAATAAGATTCCTATTTACTATGCCCCGCCAAGCATCTTACTTAAGTTGCTACCCAACAGAGCAACGGGTACAGTTCTAGACATTGATGGCATTAGATATCGATTATTTGATAAAGAAACAACAGTAATTAATTTAGATGATGGAAGCGGTGAAATGGGTTATATAGTAAATCTAGGGGATTATGGGTGCACCCATGATAATATATATACAGTCCTAGTGGATGTTCCCAATGACCGTACCAATCGTTATTGGCAATTTGCTCTTATCAATTCAATCAGCTTTCAATTTGAAGATGCTCCTTACATATTCAAATCAAAGGGAACAATTAGTTTTAATGAAGAACTAGACATATATCCTAGTGACAGTTTAGTGGAAAAAAATAACGATGAAAATTCATATAACTTTGAGATAAAACATGATGTTGATTACCTACAGTTTAAATATAAAACACCCAAGAATCTAGAGATAAACTTTGAATTCTACATTCCTGCACTAAAATGGAGGTTTGACAAAGGTCAATGGAATTTGCAGAGACCTCAAGACATTTGGCATAGTGATTTTCCAGCATTTATATATATAAAATACCACGAAAATAGAATCAAGCTTTCTTTGGATGAAACCCAGGAAGACTTTGATAATAGGTATGAACAAGGAATTACCTATGCTAAATCCAAATCAAAGGATATGTTTGAATGTGATACAACACGATTTAAATCATGGTTTGGTAGAGAAAAAGTCATAAGAAGGATTTATATAGATCTTCCTAAAAACAAAATTGAATTTATCAAAGTAATTACCCAGAGCACTATCAACAATCATATCTTCAAAACAGATTACGCGTCAGGAGAGCTAATTGGTGAGCTTGATATTACTGGAAACTCAAACTATTTCGTGGACGTAATACGGGTGGATACAAAAGAACTATTAGCAGAAAAAACACCAGTAATAGATGGTAAGTTTATAGTAGAAAGCCGCTTTGCGAGTGGCATATATCAAATTAGAGTTTTTGAAGACGAAGAAGATGAAACAGGTTTTGGAGCATCATATTATTTGCCCATAGGAAGATTTGAGCTTCAGCTAATAAATCCTTATAATTTAGAAGGGAAAAGCCTTTCAATTAAACAAATTAAAAAACATGAGAGTATATTCCAAGTTCAGCTAAGCCGCAAATATATCATTTACGACTTAAAGAGGCATGAAGATACTGATAAAAATAATTATACCGGACAACTATTAATTAAAAACATGTCTGGTTATAGTCTTATTGCTAACAATGTGAAAATAGAATTTATGAATTTAAATAAATTGCATTTAACTTATATATCATATTATGATGGGTATGATTATGTAGAATTCTTATATGACACCAGCCTAAACCAGATAGTAAAAGAAGAAGAAAAAGGTCTGAAAAGAGCTGTTAGATATCGTAGATATGATAGTCTTTTTCCAGAAGATTATGTATATATTGTTGAATTTACCGATGAATCGCCCATTATTAATGAAGCGAATTTACAATCTAATCCAGTAAATTATAATGATATAAAGAAAACCTCACGAAAAATAACAATTGAAGAAATGGGACTATCTGTGAAGGCCTATAATTGCCTAAAAAGAGCGGGTATTTATACTGCAGAAGAGATTAATAAGCGTAGTATAAAGGATCTCCAAAGAATTAGAAATATGGGCCGTAGTAGTCTAGAGGAAGTCGTTTTTAAAATGCAAGAACTTGGTTTTACTATTAAAGGTCTAGACATAAAGGATAAAGAGACATCCAAACCAAGTAATACTAATAGTTCAAAACCAAACCAGGAAGAGGTTCAAACTCAAAAGCAAGTATCAGTTAACAGAACCCCTGTAATGACGAAAAATATTAATGTGGAGGTAGAGGAGATAGAAAATACAGATCCACTAGACACACCACTATCAGAAATAGGTCTGTCAATGATGGTACTTAATTGCCTTAAAAAGGCCAATGTTCTAACAGTTAGAAATGCTGTAGAAAGAGGAACAAAGAGACTAACAGGAATACATGGTTTCAATAAAAAAATGTGTAAGGAATTAATAGACAAGCTGTATTGCTTTGGAGTTTCAATTAGGTAG
- a CDS encoding helicase-related protein encodes MPKELNELSSDFYNEIADMINNLENEKKIVEEIQNSTSLCYKGNLEEVLYDVLLHEGNYWNIRNCLQSTRTVSELADLMNWSQRDIENFVTVASKAEKNGDRLFDARYHMFLRATESVFITLNPSRKLFLTRKHVHFEKDEDYKVFEIATCSFCHVIYIVGQIVDNRVEQSSVVDEDNIRSVFMLGNSISDIDEDHSLEDENIKAEEYELCSRCGLLCRPGTPDEKRCGHEMSYFVNVFKIKIENTSKVLTKCLSCENTNNFGILRMFFSGHEAATSVIGTALFEQLPSYSIKIETIEEDDDTGFVVGSGSITTETKLNMAKQFIAFSDNRQAAAFYSSYLDQTYKNILYKRLIIETLKDKSYLSRGKGLSDFIEDLIYQYEKYNIAVKSTDFTQKEAWKAALHEIVDNNGNTSLFRMGLVGISLNTELMQGNSKLNLTADDVATICNVIALGIMSDAAVSYAANLNTADKQYFTHNGVEYSYTLSDADPKAYKRSFIPTKANMTNKRLDYFIKVLKKAGNDITEDEARNLLERGIWKIFLAMRYLKAGDGKYKIDAEKIVMSRHDDWYVCPKCQKITIHNAFNVCPSFKCDGELQSIDVEKTFNNNHYYRIYQELDIRELRVVEHTAQLNKEMAYEYQKKFKLKEIDILSCSTTFEMGVDVGTLETVFMRNIPPSPSNYAQRAGRAGRNKHSAAYAITFCNKSSHDFSFFKNPEKMIKGRIEPPKFNVENDKVAIRHLYASALGFFWKEYRDYFAKTSNMVESLEGKPSGYDLFEQYLKSHPVGLKNYLSAFLSNSLAKRFGVDKFAWINGLLSKESGEEGVFTKAVLEYEYEVSILKEAIERAMAAEHGRIDNLRQRLKVYRNEDVLSFLSRKNVLPKYGFPVDTVEMTIVDRTNKTRLGLQLQRDLSMAISEYAPDSQIVANGNLITSRYIRKIPNMSWKQYDYILCECKTLNIDPHTEDDEFSNLDSYKQCGKLLNIASRKVFLIPQFGFEADGDRITKPGLKKPVRTYKGEIAYVGYKNDIAMNRFEIKKASIELGLSKADEMAVLNESNFYVCEYCGYTVLDNKEFKKTKREKHSAPSGYSCRNDGSNRLKQFALGYRFETDVVQVRFLNPDLMDREVALSVLHGFLRGFSSFMYIEQNDIFGCLNYFFNNITHRPNYALILYDKTPGGAGHVRRLDNEKTMEGVLLETARLMAQCDCGGEDKGSSCYTCLRGYYNQNYHDRLKRSYVIDFINDLFE; translated from the coding sequence GTGCCAAAAGAACTAAATGAATTATCATCAGACTTTTATAATGAAATTGCAGATATGATTAATAATCTAGAAAATGAGAAAAAGATAGTGGAAGAAATCCAAAACAGCACTAGTCTTTGTTATAAAGGTAATCTTGAAGAAGTCTTATATGATGTACTGCTTCACGAAGGAAACTATTGGAACATAAGAAACTGCTTGCAGTCAACCAGAACCGTATCAGAATTGGCAGACTTAATGAACTGGTCACAACGGGACATTGAAAACTTTGTCACTGTTGCGTCAAAAGCTGAAAAAAACGGAGATAGATTATTTGATGCTCGTTATCACATGTTTTTAAGAGCCACTGAAAGCGTCTTTATAACCCTAAATCCAAGCAGAAAACTATTTTTAACAAGGAAGCACGTTCATTTTGAAAAAGACGAAGACTACAAAGTATTTGAAATAGCTACCTGCTCCTTTTGTCATGTCATTTATATAGTCGGCCAAATAGTAGATAATAGGGTTGAACAATCAAGTGTGGTTGATGAGGACAATATCAGGTCAGTATTTATGCTGGGCAATAGTATTTCTGACATAGATGAAGACCATTCTCTTGAAGATGAAAATATCAAAGCTGAAGAATATGAGCTTTGTTCTAGATGTGGCTTATTATGTAGACCTGGTACCCCTGACGAGAAACGCTGTGGGCACGAAATGAGCTATTTTGTTAATGTTTTTAAAATTAAGATCGAAAATACAAGCAAAGTATTAACCAAATGCTTATCTTGTGAAAATACCAATAACTTTGGCATACTGCGAATGTTTTTTTCAGGACACGAAGCTGCTACCAGCGTAATAGGCACAGCATTATTTGAACAGCTGCCGTCATATTCTATTAAGATTGAAACCATAGAAGAAGATGATGATACAGGATTTGTTGTTGGCAGTGGTAGTATAACAACCGAAACAAAATTAAATATGGCCAAACAATTTATTGCCTTTTCTGATAATAGACAGGCTGCAGCATTTTACTCCAGCTACTTAGACCAAACCTATAAAAATATTTTATACAAAAGACTTATTATTGAAACCTTAAAGGATAAATCATATTTATCCAGGGGAAAGGGCTTATCAGATTTTATTGAGGATCTAATCTATCAGTATGAGAAGTATAACATAGCTGTTAAATCAACTGATTTCACGCAAAAAGAGGCTTGGAAGGCTGCACTACATGAAATAGTTGATAATAATGGCAATACCTCATTATTTAGGATGGGTTTAGTAGGAATTTCATTAAATACAGAATTGATGCAGGGAAACAGTAAACTAAACCTCACAGCAGATGATGTTGCTACCATCTGTAATGTAATTGCATTGGGAATTATGTCAGATGCAGCAGTATCCTATGCCGCCAACCTAAACACTGCTGACAAGCAATATTTTACTCATAATGGAGTTGAATATAGCTATACCCTTTCAGACGCAGATCCTAAAGCCTATAAACGCTCATTTATTCCAACCAAAGCAAATATGACAAATAAAAGGCTTGATTATTTTATAAAGGTGTTAAAGAAGGCGGGCAATGATATAACTGAAGATGAGGCTAGGAACTTGTTAGAAAGGGGTATATGGAAGATCTTTTTAGCCATGAGGTATTTAAAAGCAGGCGATGGTAAGTACAAGATTGATGCAGAAAAAATAGTAATGTCTAGGCATGATGACTGGTATGTCTGTCCCAAATGCCAAAAAATTACAATTCATAATGCATTTAACGTATGTCCCTCCTTCAAATGTGATGGAGAACTTCAATCAATAGATGTTGAAAAAACTTTTAACAACAACCATTATTATAGAATATACCAAGAACTTGATATAAGAGAACTTAGAGTAGTAGAACATACCGCTCAACTTAATAAGGAAATGGCTTATGAATACCAGAAGAAGTTTAAACTTAAAGAAATTGATATTTTAAGCTGTTCCACAACCTTTGAAATGGGGGTTGATGTTGGCACCCTTGAAACAGTCTTTATGAGAAATATACCGCCTTCTCCGTCAAACTATGCACAAAGGGCAGGACGAGCAGGAAGAAATAAGCATTCGGCGGCTTATGCCATTACTTTTTGCAATAAGAGCTCGCATGATTTTTCTTTTTTTAAAAACCCGGAAAAAATGATTAAAGGAAGAATTGAGCCCCCTAAATTCAATGTGGAAAATGACAAGGTAGCCATTAGACATCTGTATGCATCAGCGTTGGGTTTCTTTTGGAAGGAATACCGGGATTATTTTGCAAAAACTTCAAATATGGTTGAGAGTCTAGAAGGCAAACCTAGTGGTTATGATTTATTTGAACAGTACCTAAAATCACACCCTGTTGGCCTAAAGAACTATTTGTCTGCATTTTTGTCGAATAGCTTAGCTAAAAGATTTGGTGTAGATAAATTTGCTTGGATAAATGGTCTACTGTCTAAGGAAAGTGGTGAAGAGGGTGTTTTTACAAAGGCTGTTCTAGAATATGAATATGAAGTTAGTATTCTAAAAGAAGCAATTGAGAGAGCCATGGCAGCCGAGCATGGAAGGATTGATAATTTAAGGCAGCGGTTAAAGGTATATAGAAACGAGGACGTATTATCATTTTTGTCTAGGAAAAACGTACTCCCCAAATATGGCTTTCCCGTGGACACAGTAGAAATGACTATAGTTGACAGAACAAATAAGACCAGGCTGGGTCTTCAGCTTCAAAGAGATTTATCAATGGCAATATCTGAATATGCACCGGATTCACAGATTGTTGCCAATGGCAATCTAATTACCAGTAGATACATAAGAAAAATACCTAATATGAGCTGGAAACAGTATGACTATATTTTGTGTGAGTGCAAAACCCTTAATATCGATCCTCACACAGAGGATGATGAGTTTTCCAACTTGGACAGCTACAAACAGTGTGGTAAGCTGCTAAACATAGCTTCAAGAAAAGTCTTCTTAATACCTCAGTTTGGCTTTGAAGCAGATGGCGATAGAATAACAAAACCTGGTCTTAAAAAGCCAGTAAGAACTTATAAGGGTGAAATAGCCTATGTAGGTTACAAAAATGATATAGCCATGAATAGATTTGAAATCAAAAAAGCAAGTATTGAGTTAGGACTTAGTAAAGCTGATGAGATGGCTGTACTCAACGAATCTAACTTTTATGTTTGTGAATACTGTGGTTATACAGTTTTAGATAATAAAGAGTTTAAGAAGACAAAGCGGGAAAAACATAGTGCACCTTCTGGGTATTCTTGTAGAAATGATGGATCAAACAGACTGAAACAATTTGCATTAGGATATAGATTTGAAACAGATGTAGTTCAAGTGAGGTTTTTAAACCCTGATTTAATGGATCGGGAAGTTGCATTGTCAGTTCTCCATGGTTTTTTAAGAGGCTTCAGCAGTTTTATGTATATTGAGCAAAATGACATTTTTGGCTGTTTAAATTACTTTTTTAATAATATAACCCACCGGCCTAATTATGCTCTGATTCTATATGATAAAACACCAGGTGGTGCAGGTCATGTTAGGCGTTTAGATAACGAAAAAACTATGGAAGGTGTATTACTAGAGACAGCTAGACTTATGGCCCAGTGTGATTGTGGTGGTGAAGACAAAGGTTCATCCTGCTATACATGCTTGCGGGGATATTATAATCAAAACTACCACGATAGATTAAAACGTAGCTATGTCATTGACTTTATTAATGATTTGTTTGAATGA
- a CDS encoding helix-turn-helix transcriptional regulator — translation MERLFTILNHLKNNSGLTATKLAQLCSTTERTIYRDVKKLDDLGFQVISMGKKGYYLVDAPQTNYPAKLTQEEYLALHLFHSMACQNKDEKSILSNCYNSAMKKVMASLKVSNNQTDLTKSLNERIRIYDNQLNKEQLDFTKVLVEAFLNNISVCCSYDSAASKTVIERTIDPYYLITRAGNYYLIAYCHHHKEIRTYRLSRFKKIGLTAQNFSLPKDFDIEDYLSNMWQIFDENENITFKVRFAKTITRYVKEELYYSDPILTELPGGGLLMEVTVKSGSEFLRWLLKYGSQAEILYPKKYRDQMKQEIEAMLELYSGSDAGDDK, via the coding sequence ATGGAAAGATTATTTACCATTTTAAATCACCTGAAAAACAACAGCGGTTTAACAGCAACAAAACTAGCTCAATTATGCTCCACTACTGAGCGTACCATCTATAGAGATGTTAAAAAGCTTGACGATCTAGGCTTTCAGGTAATATCCATGGGTAAAAAAGGCTATTATCTTGTGGATGCCCCTCAGACTAATTATCCTGCAAAACTAACCCAAGAAGAATACCTGGCACTTCACCTATTTCATTCAATGGCCTGCCAGAATAAAGATGAAAAATCCATTCTATCTAACTGCTATAACTCAGCCATGAAAAAAGTAATGGCATCCCTAAAAGTTTCTAATAACCAAACCGACCTGACAAAATCTCTTAACGAAAGAATACGTATATATGATAATCAGCTAAATAAGGAACAGCTGGACTTTACCAAGGTCTTAGTTGAAGCTTTTTTAAATAATATAAGTGTATGTTGCAGCTATGACTCAGCAGCAAGTAAAACTGTGATAGAGCGGACCATTGACCCATATTATCTCATAACCAGGGCAGGAAATTATTATCTCATAGCATACTGCCACCACCATAAAGAAATTAGGACCTATCGACTAAGCAGATTTAAAAAGATAGGCCTTACTGCACAAAACTTCAGCCTACCAAAGGATTTTGACATTGAAGACTACCTATCTAACATGTGGCAGATCTTTGATGAAAATGAAAACATAACTTTCAAGGTTAGATTTGCAAAGACAATAACTAGGTACGTAAAAGAGGAATTATATTATTCTGACCCAATACTAACTGAACTTCCTGGAGGAGGGTTATTAATGGAGGTAACAGTTAAAAGCGGCAGTGAGTTTTTACGCTGGCTTTTGAAATACGGCAGCCAGGCTGAAATTTTATATCCCAAAAAGTATCGGGATCAGATGAAACAGGAGATAGAAGCAATGCTTGAATTGTATTCAGGGAGTGATGCTGGTGACGATAAATAA
- a CDS encoding DEAD/DEAH box helicase, which yields MSFSPVNASKNILDKYKRYLQTTFSINDEYYSKQFSKELNKINLLAKGPFLDVNDSFVKGRSIEELIKGGLLAKGFQKLKVPLTRPLYKHQEEAVSKVQNEKNIVVSTGTGSGKTESFLIPVFNYLFRQHEENKLDPGVRALIIYPMNALANDQTERLRDLLANYPEITYGSYTGQTKGKFSDALVEYKNLNNGEMPIKNELISREQMKDTPPHILITNYAMLEYLMLRPDDNVFFDGEYAENWKFIILDEAHVYKGSTGIEVAMLLRRLKAKLSKDNLRYILTSATLGEKHDNPQVAQFAQRLCNSDFSEAWSAQA from the coding sequence ATGAGCTTTTCACCAGTAAATGCATCTAAGAACATTCTGGATAAGTATAAAAGGTATCTACAAACAACATTTAGTATTAATGATGAATATTATTCTAAACAGTTTAGCAAAGAGCTTAATAAGATAAACTTGCTTGCAAAAGGGCCATTTTTAGATGTTAATGACTCATTTGTAAAGGGAAGAAGTATTGAAGAGTTAATTAAAGGTGGCCTTCTAGCAAAGGGATTCCAAAAACTAAAAGTGCCATTAACCAGGCCATTATATAAACATCAAGAAGAGGCAGTTTCTAAAGTGCAAAATGAAAAAAATATTGTAGTCTCTACAGGAACTGGATCAGGTAAAACTGAAAGTTTTCTAATTCCTGTATTTAATTATTTATTCCGTCAACATGAAGAAAATAAACTAGATCCTGGAGTGCGTGCACTAATAATATATCCCATGAATGCACTTGCAAATGATCAAACTGAAAGACTGAGAGATCTTCTAGCAAACTATCCTGAAATAACCTATGGGAGCTATACTGGCCAGACAAAAGGAAAATTTAGCGATGCACTTGTAGAATACAAAAATCTTAACAACGGGGAAATGCCCATAAAAAATGAGCTAATTTCTAGAGAACAAATGAAAGATACTCCACCGCATATTTTAATAACAAATTACGCAATGCTGGAATATTTGATGCTAAGACCCGATGATAATGTTTTCTTTGATGGAGAGTATGCTGAGAACTGGAAGTTTATTATTCTGGATGAAGCACATGTATATAAGGGTTCAACAGGTATTGAGGTTGCAATGCTTTTAAGAAGATTAAAAGCTAAACTGTCAAAGGATAATTTAAGATACATCTTAACTAGTGCAACCCTTGGCGAAAAGCATGACAACCCTCAAGTTGCACAGTTTGCTCAACGCTTATGTAATAGTGATTTTTCAGAAGCTTGGAGTGCTCAGGCCTAG